The proteins below come from a single Zhouia spongiae genomic window:
- a CDS encoding DUF4249 domain-containing protein: MKSIYKTLINIIIVSATLTACTDVIDVDVPTAAARLVVEASIDWEKGTDGSQQTILLSTTTPYFAENKNEPVTGATVKITDNTNNETFTFTDNNDGSYTTNGFIPQLEATYSLEVIHNNEVYTATETMTKGVDIASVYQSKEGGFDDEHLEVNISFQDPEDETNYYLIRYIEEGDLFPELEVDNDEFSNGNLKKDFFEKEDDEDINRKPFIPGDKVYISLYGISERYHNYMAILIEQSEVAGDPFSAIPAALKGNVINTTNPKNQALGYFRLTQVSKAVYTFN; the protein is encoded by the coding sequence ATGAAATCTATATATAAAACACTCATAAACATAATTATTGTTTCGGCTACATTGACCGCTTGTACAGACGTCATAGATGTCGATGTTCCTACAGCAGCTGCACGGTTGGTCGTGGAAGCCTCAATTGATTGGGAAAAGGGGACAGACGGCAGCCAACAAACGATACTGTTAAGTACTACTACTCCTTATTTTGCAGAAAATAAAAATGAACCCGTAACCGGTGCTACTGTAAAAATCACTGACAACACCAATAATGAAACGTTTACATTTACGGATAACAACGACGGTTCCTATACTACAAACGGATTTATACCACAACTGGAAGCCACCTATTCTCTGGAAGTTATACATAATAACGAAGTGTATACAGCAACCGAAACCATGACAAAAGGAGTTGATATTGCATCTGTATACCAGAGCAAAGAAGGGGGTTTTGACGATGAACATCTGGAAGTAAACATCAGCTTTCAGGATCCGGAAGATGAAACAAATTACTATTTGATCAGGTACATAGAAGAAGGAGATCTGTTTCCGGAATTAGAAGTTGATAATGATGAGTTTTCAAATGGAAACCTGAAAAAGGACTTCTTTGAAAAAGAAGACGATGAAGACATCAACCGGAAACCTTTTATTCCAGGCGACAAGGTATATATCTCTCTGTACGGAATCTCTGAGCGTTACCACAATTATATGGCCATACTTATCGAGCAAAGCGAAGTTGCCGGAGATCCTTTTTCGGCCATACCCGCTGCCTTAAAGGGGAATGTAATCAATACCACAAATCCAAAGAATCAGGCCCTAGGCTATTTCAGGTTGACCCAGGTAAGTAAGGCTGTCTATACATTTAATTAA
- a CDS encoding DoxX family protein, which produces MHNLTSNTTEILLLLFLIITFGQSGYDKIADWKGNVSWLKQHFANTFLKNYVPLAVFKILVIELIATVLCVVGIFELISSNDPTFAMWGAIVSCLALLALLFGQRIAKDYDGARTIAIYFMVAVFAVYLLAK; this is translated from the coding sequence ATGCACAATCTTACATCAAATACTACAGAGATCCTGCTTTTACTTTTTTTGATTATTACCTTCGGACAAAGCGGATATGATAAAATTGCCGACTGGAAAGGAAATGTAAGTTGGCTTAAACAACATTTTGCGAATACCTTTTTAAAAAATTATGTTCCGTTGGCTGTCTTTAAAATTTTAGTGATTGAACTCATAGCAACAGTTTTATGTGTTGTTGGAATTTTTGAGCTTATTAGCAGCAATGATCCTACTTTTGCTATGTGGGGAGCTATAGTGTCTTGTCTGGCACTGCTTGCACTGTTATTCGGTCAAAGAATAGCAAAGGATTACGATGGGGCCAGAACGATAGCTATTTATTTTATGGTAGCTGTTTTTGCTGTCTATTTACTCGCTAAGTGA
- a CDS encoding ATP-binding protein, with product MLFSEILGQAHIKKHLVYSADHGRIPHAQLFIGPEGSGTLPLAIAYAQYILCANNDGENNTGNSSCNMKFNNLSHPDLHFAFPVAGTNKVKQHPVSNHFLEEWRTFVKEQPYGNLFDWYQLLGIENKQGQIGVDEAQDIVKSLSLKAYEGGYKVMIIWMADKMNIAASNKLLKLIEEPPHKTLFLLIAEDEEQIIQTIKSRCQILHFPPLAEQDIVTALEHRGIEINEAVRIAHQANGNFNKAIDLVNKDSEDLVFERWFIAWVRSAFKAKGNKKVIHDLINWSEEVAKTGRETQKKFLNYCLDVFRQALLLNYKADELVYMEMTNDGFKLEKFAPFVHGNNIMEISKEIQDAAYHIERNGNAKIIFTDLSIKLTRLLHKK from the coding sequence ATGTTGTTTTCAGAAATATTAGGGCAGGCTCACATTAAAAAACATTTAGTTTACAGTGCAGATCATGGCCGTATACCGCATGCACAACTATTTATCGGTCCCGAAGGAAGTGGTACTTTACCTTTGGCCATAGCATATGCCCAGTATATTTTATGTGCTAATAATGATGGTGAGAATAATACAGGAAACAGTTCCTGTAATATGAAGTTCAATAACCTTTCACATCCTGACCTGCATTTTGCTTTTCCGGTGGCGGGTACAAACAAAGTGAAACAGCATCCGGTAAGCAACCATTTTTTAGAAGAATGGAGAACCTTTGTAAAGGAACAGCCTTATGGTAATCTGTTTGACTGGTATCAGTTATTGGGAATAGAAAATAAGCAAGGCCAGATAGGGGTCGATGAAGCCCAGGATATTGTTAAATCGCTGTCTTTAAAAGCTTATGAAGGAGGATATAAGGTCATGATTATATGGATGGCAGATAAAATGAATATTGCGGCGTCTAATAAATTACTGAAACTCATTGAAGAACCACCTCATAAAACCTTGTTTTTGCTTATTGCTGAAGACGAAGAACAAATTATACAAACCATTAAATCAAGATGTCAGATACTCCATTTCCCCCCTTTGGCAGAACAAGATATTGTGACGGCTTTAGAACACAGAGGTATAGAAATCAATGAAGCTGTCAGGATAGCCCATCAGGCTAATGGTAATTTCAATAAAGCTATTGATCTTGTAAATAAAGACTCGGAAGATCTGGTTTTTGAACGTTGGTTTATTGCCTGGGTACGCAGTGCTTTTAAAGCTAAAGGAAACAAGAAAGTTATACACGATCTGATTAACTGGAGTGAGGAAGTAGCCAAAACAGGCAGAGAAACCCAGAAAAAGTTTTTAAATTACTGTCTCGATGTATTCAGGCAGGCACTGTTGCTTAATTACAAGGCTGATGAACTGGTTTATATGGAAATGACAAATGATGGTTTTAAACTTGAAAAATTTGCTCCTTTTGTACACGGGAATAATATAATGGAGATTTCGAAAGAAATACAAGATGCCGCATATCATATTGAAAGAAATGGGAATGCGAAGATTATTTTTACGGACTTATCTATTAAACTAACCAGGCTATTGCATAAAAAATAA